A genome region from Penaeus chinensis breed Huanghai No. 1 chromosome 15, ASM1920278v2, whole genome shotgun sequence includes the following:
- the LOC125032759 gene encoding uncharacterized protein LOC125032759 → MASAMLFAAFLGVWIACAAAYCDTYTALSGKFYSPNYPSKYWNRMRCNYTFDTGYPIIINCPEFVLQSRRRGLCGRDYFKISDAGTETSFCGTTGPSNYVSTGSLVTAEFKSNKRIRKYGFSCTYESIVDTTTIETTTPQETTTQASALMTTATSLYNSNTCYTSQRSTCGCSVTYADSEFYTSVVGDVRIVAANGIPGHVYEVGQENANPNNACPHEVYMAVPKNPVKGNTYATYGMGPVGISTSGAYFYNHLSSPSGDTAVFSEGESFDTCSGHSDMFCRYHYHMQPSCIAEAGSCTLVGYMRDGFSVYSSCLRDSGSDYLRSCYQDNGTGDGSHTSHFTFNQTAYDSGDCDLDMANGYTFSDDRGYAYIFTEDYPFIMTGYYGTEIANICYLEDA, encoded by the exons ATGGCTTCTGCTATGTTATTCGCCGCGTTCCTTGGCGTCTGGATCGCCTGCGCCGCCGCC TATTGTGACACATACACGGCCTTGTCGGGAAAATTTTATAGCCCAAACTATCCATCTAAATATTGGAACAGAATGAGATGCAATTACACTTTTGACACTGGCTATCCGATCATCATCAACTGTCCGGAATTCGTCCTTCAGAGTCGGAGGAGAGGCCTCTGTGGGAGAGATTATTTCAAGATCAGTGACGCTGGCACAGAAACTTCCTTCTGTGGGACGACAGGGCCTTCAAACTATGTGTCGACAGGAAGCCTAGTTACTGCCGAGTTTAAGAGTAATAAAAGAATCAGGAAATATGGATTCAGTTGTACGTATGAGAGCATTGTTGACACAACTACGATAGAGACAACAACCCCTCAGGAAACCACAACCCAAGCGTCAGCCCTAATGACTACGGCAACTAGCCTCTATAATTCGAACACTTGCTACACGAGTCAAAGATCCACGTGTGGGTGTTCCGTGACGTACGCCGATTCGGAGTTCTACACGTCTGTCGTGGGCGACGTCCGTATTGTCGCGGCCAATGGCATCCCGGGCCACGTGTATGAAGTGGGACAGGAAAATGCCAATCCCAACAACGCTTGCCCTCACGAGGTGTACATGGCGGTGCCCAAAAATCCGGTAAAGGGTAATACTTACGCGACCTACGGCATGGGCCCTGTCGGCATCTCCACCTCCGGCGCCTACTTTTACAACCACCTCAGCTCACCCAGCGGGGACACGGCCGTCTTCAGCGAGGGAGAAAGTTTTGACACGTGCAGTGGCCACAGCGACATGTTCTGCCGTTACCACTATCACATGCAGCCTTCCTGTATAGCAGAAGCAGGTTCTTGTACCCTCGTAGGGTACATGAGAGATGGTTTTTCCGTGTATTCCTCCTGCCTTCGTGATTCAGGATCCGACTACCTGAGGAGCTGCTACCAGGACAACGGGACCGGCGACGGCAGCCACACCAGCCACTTCACCTTCAACCAAACGGCCTACGACAGCGGCGACTGCGACCTCGACATGGCCAACGGATACACCTTTTCCGACGATCGCGGTTATGCTTACATATTCACCGAAGACTATCCTTTCATTATGACGGGCTACTATGGCACAGAGATTGCAAATATCTGCTATCTCGAGGACGCATGA
- the LOC125033003 gene encoding uncharacterized protein LOC125033003, with product MFAWLMLSCLFGFSLAEVQDYQVCYKGSSAAENRCMKVNVDRLAMKIHFHMPESDDFDDVETLEDYSVGLAASRVVSQEACYVRRLVKSFEQQVAFIKGHQDDGMRAESEARVSAVSLDNPEEEIGSDLANFCGDLPVYKLVSEEQSDSVQDRRQVSVTFSRCVLFCLRPTCFTTTLTLPTGGTITFGWLFFG from the exons ATGTTCGCTTGGCTGATGCTCTCCTGCCTCTTTGGCTTCTCCCTGGCTGAGGTTCAG GATTATCAAGTATGTTACAAGGGAAGTAGCGCTGCTGAAAACAGATGCATGAAGGTGAATGTCGACCGCCTGGCCATGAAGATTCACTTCCACATGCCCGAATCCGACGACTTCGATGACGTGGAAACTCTGGAGGATTATAGTGTA GGTCTAGCAGCATCCCGAGTGGTATCTCAGGAAGCGTGTTACGTGAGGCGACTGGTTAAATCTTTCGAGCAACAAGTGGCCTTCATCAAAGGCCATCAGGATGATGGCATGAGGGCTGAGTCTGAAGCCAGAGTTTCCGCTGTTTCCCTCGATAATCCTGAGGAAGAGATCGGCTCCGATCTTGCCAACTTCTGTGGCGACCTTCCCGTTTACAAACTGGTGAGTGAGGAACAGAGTGACAGTGTGCAAGACCGTCGTCAAGTGAGCGTCACCTTCTCCCGCTGCGTCCTATTCTGTTTACGTCCCACCTGCTTCACCACAACGCTCACGCTCCCCACTGGCGGCACAATCACCTTCGGCTGGCTCTTCTTCGGCTAA